In Felis catus isolate Fca126 chromosome A2, F.catus_Fca126_mat1.0, whole genome shotgun sequence, the following proteins share a genomic window:
- the LOC123381244 gene encoding multiple coagulation factor deficiency protein 2 homolog — MRSLWLLRTPFICGLLWAFCALGTRAEEPGANFSHPNSMGLDKNTVHDQEHIMEYLEGFINKPEVEMFPQALHLHYFKLHDYDSNNLLDSLELSTVIAGIHKKEKEQAPPMSEAELINLIDGVLRENDKNNNECIDCAEFAKSLK, encoded by the coding sequence ATGAGATCTCTGTGGCTGCTCAGAACCCCCTTCATATGTGGCCTGCTCTGGGCTTTTTGTGCTCTGGGTACCAGGGCTGAGGAGCCAGGGGCAAACTTTTCCCATCCCAACAGCATGGGCCTGGATAAGAACACAGTGCATGACCAAGAGCATATCATGGAGTATCTAGAAGGTTTCATCAACAAACCGGAGGTAGAGATGTTCCCACAGGCACTGCACCTCCATTATTTCAAACTGCATGATTATGACAGCAATAATTTGCTTGACAGCCTAGAACTTTCCACAGTCATTGCTGGCATCCataagaaggaaaaggaacaggCACCACCAATGAGTGAAGCTGAACTGATTAACTTAATAGAtggtgttttgagagagaatgacaagAACAATAATGAATGTATTGACTGTGCTGAATTTGCCAAATCACTGAAATAG